From Ignisphaera aggregans DSM 17230, the proteins below share one genomic window:
- a CDS encoding phosphatidate cytidylyltransferase (InterPro IPR000374~KEGG: smr:Smar_0557 hypothetical protein~PFAM: phosphatidate cytidylyltransferase~SPTR: A3DM04 Putative uncharacterized protein) — protein sequence MNIVNLINIENIIHDTIIAILLLIYIMFIVLLLTKKLYNFMTSRNIKHNVAVYYNRKIIHMSAGGIVSLLIPLFFKEPLVPMIFALIIALIIYLPHKMKRILYWFQVEENIYEVNFCIAWGISIAILWILLGDPYWAVIPALMISFGDAVTGIIRNIVFGYRTKHWIGNIGMAIVTIPIGYIYAGLAGIVSAVLSTIIERIELNPIDDNILITLVSTVTLALFRII from the coding sequence TTGAACATAGTTAATCTAATAAATATTGAGAATATTATCCATGATACTATCATAGCAATACTACTTCTTATATACATAATGTTTATAGTACTTCTTCTTACTAAAAAGCTATACAACTTTATGACTTCTAGAAATATTAAGCATAATGTAGCTGTGTATTACAATAGAAAGATTATACATATGTCTGCAGGAGGTATTGTCTCGCTATTAATACCACTATTCTTCAAAGAGCCCTTAGTCCCAATGATATTTGCTCTAATTATAGCGCTAATCATATATCTTCCACATAAGATGAAGAGAATTCTCTATTGGTTTCAAGTAGAGGAGAATATATATGAAGTAAACTTTTGTATTGCATGGGGAATCTCTATAGCTATCCTATGGATACTCCTTGGAGATCCATATTGGGCTGTTATACCAGCTCTAATGATATCTTTTGGAGATGCTGTAACAGGTATTATAAGAAATATTGTTTTTGGATATAGAACAAAGCATTGGATTGGAAATATAGGTATGGCCATAGTAACTATACCTATAGGATATATATACGCAGGTCTAGCAGGTATAGTTTCAGCAGTACTATCTACGATAATAGAGAGAATAGAACTTAATCCTATAGATGACAATATACTGATTACCCTAGTATCAACAGTAACACTAGCTCTATTTAGAATCATTTAG
- a CDS encoding transcriptional regulator, AsnC family (COGs: COG1522 Transcriptional regulators~InterPro IPR000485:IPR019887:IPR019888~KEGG: sto:ST1473 transcriptional regulator~PFAM: Transcription regulator, AsnC-type-like~SMART: Transcription regulator, AsnC-type~SPTR: Q970Y0 158aa long hypothetical transcriptional regulator~PFAM: AsnC family), with product MVELDEIDILILRLVIHDCSLSVREISRLLQKSPTTIAKKIQRLRDSGVIERCEAILDYKKLGYNIMALILINVEGAHIEDVEKMLSSEPNVRAVYDITGEFDVAIIALFRDVDELDRFVKRLLKNPYVKRSVTNVIFKAVKDGVNIDVFG from the coding sequence ATGGTTGAACTAGATGAAATAGATATATTGATACTTAGGCTCGTTATCCATGACTGTAGTTTAAGTGTAAGAGAGATTTCTAGATTATTACAGAAGTCTCCCACTACCATAGCTAAGAAGATTCAAAGGCTAAGAGATTCGGGAGTCATAGAAAGATGTGAGGCTATACTGGATTATAAGAAACTTGGATACAATATAATGGCATTGATATTGATAAATGTTGAGGGAGCTCATATAGAGGATGTAGAGAAGATGCTCTCTAGTGAACCAAATGTAAGAGCCGTCTATGACATTACAGGTGAATTTGATGTTGCTATAATTGCTCTCTTTAGAGATGTAGATGAGCTTGATAGATTTGTTAAGAGATTGTTAAAGAATCCATATGTTAAGAGAAGTGTAACTAACGTAATATTTAAAGCTGTTAAGGATGGAGTTAATATAGATGTGTTTGGTTAG
- a CDS encoding DEAD/DEAH box helicase domain protein (COGs: COG1205 Distinct helicase family with a unique C-terminal domain including a metal-binding cysteine cluster~InterPro IPR001650:IPR011545:IPR014001:IPR014021~KEGG: smr:Smar_0096 DEAD/DEAH box helicase domain-containing protein~PFAM: DEAD/DEAH box helicase domain protein; helicase domain protein~SMART: DEAD-like helicase ; helicase domain protein~SPTR: A3DKP9 DEAD/DEAH box helicase domain protein~PFAM: Helicase conserved C-terminal domain; DEAD/DEAH box helicase), whose protein sequence is MIKLMVYRDEIMNIIDTESILTSLGYEYLKRIEPPIEPERVSLRFIDIVPELKNFEIANYNIYRHQLESLEGLENGYNIILRSGTGSGKTEAWFFYFFNKAKRDPSYRAIALYPTLALANDQINRISRYSSTVGIKVMKLDAQYRDLIVRESGVAGLRRSIASSQLIITNPAFLLNEVKKLLLKPQASHLQSFFKKLNLLVIDEMDFYGPRSIALILAMMKILVDYSDVKPQIAILTATLANPEDVCIYLEKLTGRKCLVVDGKPFRVENRVYIVLGKNIRDIWEKMRGYSKEILRRDDVDRDIVRALNDFEFFRRNPYRVLQYLEALGFSVPSINMDYREIISNYSRDDGVTLVFTRSIARAEEVAKGVKEIVGDVVSAHHHLISKSLREIVEEKARRGEMKIIVSPRTLVQGIDIGTVVRVVHIGLPENIREFIHREGRKGRRREIPFTETVIIPSTRWDWEILSNGFEVLEKWLSLPLEKTIINPSNKYIKLFITLAKILSPWYRGDISKDEYEVLKEVKIVRADGSIDIDKAKYVWERINFYEFGPPYGVKRYIEEDGKLIPLEPIGHCDLVERFQIGCLDSSQDAMVIGIEKSHKGSKIVRYVLEKKLSKLNIFSIDALAEAFEEYRYIKMLWGEEISFLRDIARGKLHSYVLAVVYPPRQGFGELKKIPNRVLWQLISNRPRISRIGNRYIISYDRKTIYVPVETAGEYRDYTYGMIFDVEDSQDSTLLRIGLAYLMIILRKVYGIPFETIMYSVEKIGEKKFFTLHEPEAAGLIESIDWNLVRKVVEDYKPDELDIILMGQLDDIAYSELLSLGIDLSIVKNLVLKVIDYIQLMDRVSVLFRGRKFTIPKPSKALRLLSIDALSYTVNEEESIPKVVVGLDIYDGEEERNCVELYIRYPFTPPPKSLRDLENIVEDLVYYNDYSIIVFDRTSIVKELENANLKRLSKTVNEKAISLKDLFTKIGIETLSLGTILSEISIEGYDISSYIEDIIGLSKILIENMEDSYKMGKMSKKFIDSITRFLSARTKVLYILYLAMNSLIDEVNKKE, encoded by the coding sequence ATGATAAAACTTATGGTGTATAGAGATGAGATTATGAATATCATAGATACAGAATCTATTCTAACTAGTCTAGGCTATGAATATTTAAAACGTATTGAACCTCCAATAGAACCTGAGAGAGTTTCACTAAGATTTATCGATATAGTTCCAGAGCTAAAGAATTTTGAGATAGCAAATTATAATATCTATAGACATCAGCTCGAGTCTTTAGAAGGGCTTGAAAATGGTTACAACATTATTCTAAGATCTGGTACGGGATCTGGTAAGACTGAGGCATGGTTCTTCTACTTCTTTAACAAAGCTAAGAGAGATCCTAGTTATAGGGCTATAGCTCTATATCCAACACTAGCTCTAGCCAATGATCAGATAAATAGAATATCACGGTACTCATCTACAGTAGGAATAAAGGTTATGAAGCTTGATGCACAGTATAGGGATCTTATAGTTAGGGAGAGTGGTGTTGCAGGTCTAAGGAGGAGTATTGCATCATCACAGCTCATCATAACAAATCCTGCATTTCTATTGAATGAAGTTAAAAAGTTATTACTAAAACCACAAGCTTCACATCTTCAGAGCTTCTTTAAGAAACTCAATCTATTAGTTATAGATGAGATGGATTTTTATGGACCTAGAAGTATTGCTTTGATACTAGCTATGATGAAAATACTAGTTGATTATAGTGATGTAAAGCCTCAGATAGCTATTCTTACAGCAACTCTAGCTAATCCTGAAGATGTTTGTATTTACCTAGAGAAGTTAACTGGTAGAAAGTGTCTAGTAGTTGATGGTAAACCATTTAGAGTTGAGAATAGGGTTTATATTGTTTTGGGAAAGAATATTAGAGATATTTGGGAGAAGATGAGGGGGTATAGCAAAGAGATATTGAGGAGAGATGATGTTGATAGGGATATAGTTAGAGCACTTAACGATTTTGAATTCTTTCGAAGAAATCCATATAGAGTACTACAGTATCTAGAGGCACTAGGCTTTAGCGTTCCATCGATTAATATGGATTATAGAGAGATAATCTCTAACTACTCAAGAGACGATGGTGTTACACTTGTCTTTACCAGAAGTATAGCTAGGGCAGAGGAGGTAGCAAAAGGTGTAAAGGAGATTGTTGGGGATGTTGTTTCAGCTCATCATCATCTGATATCAAAATCTCTTAGGGAGATTGTAGAGGAGAAAGCTAGGAGGGGAGAGATGAAGATAATTGTTAGTCCAAGAACATTAGTGCAGGGTATTGATATAGGGACTGTTGTACGTGTTGTTCATATAGGTCTTCCAGAGAATATACGTGAGTTTATTCATAGAGAGGGTAGAAAGGGGCGTAGGAGGGAGATTCCATTTACAGAAACAGTAATAATACCGTCTACCCGATGGGATTGGGAGATACTTTCAAATGGGTTTGAAGTACTTGAGAAATGGCTTAGTCTACCACTAGAGAAAACAATTATCAATCCTAGTAATAAGTATATAAAGCTGTTTATCACCTTAGCCAAAATTCTTTCGCCATGGTATAGAGGAGATATATCAAAGGATGAATATGAGGTGTTAAAAGAGGTAAAGATTGTTAGAGCTGATGGCTCTATAGATATTGATAAAGCTAAATATGTTTGGGAGAGAATTAATTTCTATGAATTTGGTCCTCCATATGGAGTTAAGAGATATATTGAAGAGGATGGGAAGCTAATCCCCTTAGAGCCTATAGGACACTGTGATCTTGTTGAAAGATTTCAGATTGGTTGTCTAGATTCTTCACAGGATGCTATGGTTATAGGGATTGAGAAGAGTCATAAGGGTAGTAAGATTGTTAGATATGTTCTTGAGAAGAAGTTGTCGAAGCTAAATATATTTAGTATTGATGCTCTAGCAGAGGCATTTGAAGAATATAGGTATATTAAGATGCTCTGGGGCGAGGAGATATCGTTTTTAAGAGATATAGCTAGGGGTAAGCTACATAGCTATGTTTTAGCAGTTGTATATCCACCGAGACAAGGTTTTGGAGAGTTAAAGAAGATACCGAATAGGGTTCTATGGCAGTTAATATCAAATAGACCTAGAATTTCGAGAATTGGTAATAGATATATAATTTCATATGATAGAAAAACGATTTACGTACCTGTGGAAACCGCTGGTGAATATAGAGACTATACATATGGAATGATATTTGATGTTGAGGATTCCCAAGATTCTACTCTTCTAAGAATAGGTCTAGCATATCTAATGATTATACTGAGAAAAGTCTATGGAATTCCATTTGAGACTATAATGTATAGTGTTGAGAAAATTGGTGAGAAAAAATTCTTTACATTACACGAACCTGAGGCAGCAGGGCTTATAGAATCTATTGACTGGAACTTAGTGAGGAAGGTTGTAGAGGATTATAAACCTGATGAACTTGATATTATATTGATGGGACAATTAGATGATATTGCTTATTCAGAGCTATTGTCACTAGGGATAGATCTGTCTATAGTGAAAAACCTTGTGCTGAAGGTTATAGACTATATACAGTTGATGGATAGAGTATCAGTATTATTTAGAGGTAGAAAGTTTACTATACCAAAACCTAGTAAAGCTCTTAGACTTCTAAGCATTGATGCACTCTCCTATACAGTTAATGAAGAAGAGTCTATTCCTAAGGTAGTTGTAGGTCTAGATATATATGATGGTGAGGAAGAGAGGAATTGTGTAGAACTATATATAAGATATCCATTTACTCCTCCACCAAAATCTTTAAGAGATTTAGAAAATATCGTTGAGGATCTCGTATATTATAACGACTATAGTATTATAGTATTTGACAGAACATCAATAGTGAAGGAACTTGAGAATGCAAATCTAAAGAGGTTATCAAAAACTGTAAATGAAAAGGCGATAAGTCTTAAGGATCTCTTTACGAAAATTGGAATTGAAACTCTATCGTTAGGAACGATACTATCTGAAATATCTATAGAGGGATATGATATATCGAGCTATATAGAGGATATTATAGGCTTATCAAAGATTTTAATAGAGAATATGGAGGATAGCTATAAAATGGGAAAAATGTCAAAGAAGTTCATAGATAGTATTACAAGATTTCTATCAGCAAGAACTAAGGTATTATATATCCTATATCTAGCTATGAACAGTTTGATAGATGAAGTAAATAAAAAAGAATAA
- a CDS encoding conserved hypothetical protein (KEGG: ape:APE_0240a hypothetical protein~SPTR: Q05E87 Putative uncharacterized protein), giving the protein MSEYEKALMNIPRDALQEIEEYEEQNIERRRRSQKKRKFPSYADIIEAIKEISGGSINRYTIDELYEAVLKYLEEQGFDTSMITENKFWRIVTSLVNRGSLRAELE; this is encoded by the coding sequence ATGTCTGAATACGAAAAAGCTTTAATGAATATTCCAAGAGATGCCTTACAGGAAATAGAGGAATATGAGGAACAAAATATAGAGAGAAGGAGAAGATCTCAAAAGAAGAGAAAATTCCCAAGTTATGCAGATATCATTGAAGCAATAAAGGAAATCTCTGGTGGTTCTATAAATAGATACACAATAGATGAACTCTATGAGGCTGTTCTAAAATATCTAGAGGAACAAGGATTTGATACATCTATGATAACAGAGAATAAGTTCTGGAGAATAGTAACATCTCTAGTAAACAGAGGTTCGCTAAGAGCAGAACTAGAATAG
- a CDS encoding conserved hypothetical protein (KEGG: smr:Smar_0977 hypothetical protein~SPTR: A3DN66 Putative uncharacterized protein), whose amino-acid sequence MPNLGFRLDSIRAERYSFDVVPQLNINMNIMFGKPERKDDGSYIIGFVIKVDCVPPIASIDIKGIVIVTPINVDESKNLEEHFKKNTIPYPLMLAVYSYTLPIIALLSRELGIPPPVQPPVQQQQEKRVGYHL is encoded by the coding sequence GTGCCTAATCTTGGGTTTAGATTAGATAGTATAAGAGCTGAGAGATATAGTTTTGATGTAGTTCCACAGCTAAACATAAATATGAATATAATGTTTGGAAAGCCCGAGAGGAAAGATGATGGTAGTTATATAATTGGATTTGTGATAAAGGTTGATTGTGTTCCTCCTATAGCTTCTATAGATATTAAGGGTATTGTTATAGTTACACCCATAAATGTTGATGAGTCTAAAAATCTTGAGGAACACTTTAAGAAAAATACTATTCCATATCCATTAATGTTAGCCGTCTATAGCTATACCCTTCCAATAATAGCACTACTTTCTAGAGAGCTAGGTATTCCTCCTCCAGTTCAGCCACCAGTTCAGCAACAGCAAGAGAAAAGAGTTGGTTATCATCTATAA
- a CDS encoding possible tyrosine transporter P-protein (TC 2.A.45.2.1) (COGs: COG1055 Na+/H+ antiporter NhaD and related arsenite permease~InterPro IPR000802:IPR004680~KEGG: dka:DKAM_0113 citrate transporter~PFAM: Citrate transporter; Arsenical pump membrane protein~SPTR: B8D2S3 Citrate transporter~PFAM: Citrate transporter), producing MKTIYKMIIIYIILFIISYSIMSMIKVGNDPIGKKLVDAWIYERNNTSSHTIDINSPTMIYIQSLALSLFLFVIAATIVKMEWRTGVAILAIVIIIFLSIVSPQSLIHNAIEWNLILFLIGSMSFAGILREMGVFRYLSIKILNLSKGNVYMLIALVGLLATALAAVVDEVTSIIYIVMLILEIGLILKIDVEPLIIFGVLATNTGSVALPIGNPIGVYLLFTTKMNISTFIRYALPLSFLDYVVLLFLSLVVMRKYIDSIKDRLIKQRKLIETYITHHEIELNGSRKRRLIYYGLILLVLFIAMVSLNDHIASFLSRVSDMIIDPHSFLAFIPYIFIALSIAGIPLEDIPRHVERSVDWSSLMFFICLFILSYSLTYTGVMTKLAYVFSAANSQTLLLPIMLLSSALLSAVLDNLSVIVTFTPVAQFLNSLGMVGFMIYFALLFGGVFGGNYTPIGSTANIVAVSMTEKRKIRIKWSSWLKIAIVTTTSQILVAMLWLYLATFL from the coding sequence ATGAAAACAATATACAAAATGATTATAATATACATAATACTGTTTATTATCTCTTATTCCATAATGTCAATGATTAAAGTTGGCAACGATCCTATAGGTAAAAAACTAGTTGATGCATGGATCTATGAGAGAAATAATACTAGTTCTCACACTATAGATATAAACTCACCCACAATGATATACATACAGAGTCTTGCCCTATCACTATTTCTATTTGTTATAGCAGCTACTATAGTAAAAATGGAGTGGAGGACAGGTGTAGCAATTCTTGCTATTGTAATAATAATATTCCTATCTATTGTATCACCACAATCACTAATTCACAATGCTATAGAATGGAACTTGATACTCTTCCTAATAGGTTCCATGAGCTTTGCTGGTATTCTAAGGGAGATGGGAGTATTTAGATATCTCTCAATAAAGATTCTAAACCTTAGCAAGGGCAATGTGTACATGTTAATAGCACTTGTAGGCCTTCTTGCTACAGCTCTAGCTGCAGTAGTTGACGAAGTTACGAGTATAATCTATATAGTTATGCTTATTCTAGAGATAGGATTGATACTAAAGATAGATGTGGAGCCCTTAATAATCTTTGGTGTTCTAGCTACAAATACTGGAAGTGTTGCTCTCCCTATAGGTAATCCTATAGGGGTCTACCTACTATTTACTACAAAGATGAATATCTCTACATTTATACGATATGCTCTCCCACTATCGTTTCTCGATTATGTAGTACTACTTTTTTTGTCATTAGTTGTTATGAGAAAATACATTGATAGTATTAAAGATAGGTTAATAAAACAGCGAAAACTTATTGAGACCTATATTACTCACCATGAGATTGAACTTAATGGTTCAAGGAAAAGAAGGTTAATATACTATGGCTTAATCCTTCTTGTTCTATTCATAGCAATGGTATCACTAAACGATCATATTGCATCTTTCTTGAGCAGAGTCTCGGATATGATAATAGATCCTCATTCATTCCTAGCATTTATACCATATATATTTATAGCTCTATCCATAGCAGGTATACCTCTTGAAGATATTCCTAGACATGTTGAGAGAAGCGTTGATTGGTCATCCCTAATGTTTTTCATATGTCTATTCATACTAAGTTATAGCTTAACATATACAGGTGTTATGACAAAACTTGCATATGTATTCTCAGCAGCTAATAGCCAGACACTGCTTTTACCAATAATGTTGCTAAGCTCAGCACTCCTCTCAGCTGTATTGGATAATCTATCCGTTATAGTAACATTTACACCTGTAGCACAATTCCTCAACAGCCTTGGCATGGTAGGATTCATGATATATTTCGCTCTTCTCTTTGGAGGTGTTTTTGGTGGAAACTATACACCTATAGGCTCAACAGCAAATATAGTAGCTGTATCCATGACTGAGAAACGTAAGATAAGAATAAAGTGGAGTTCTTGGCTAAAGATAGCAATAGTAACAACAACTTCACAGATACTAGTTGCTATGCTATGGCTATATCTAGCAACATTTTTATAG